In Massilia violaceinigra, one DNA window encodes the following:
- the pheA gene encoding prephenate dehydratase, with protein MTDKLTPLREQIDAIDAQILDLLSQRARLAQEVGHVKAETSAPVFRPEREAQVLRGVADRNPGPLKAAEVQTIFREIMSACRSLEKRVTVAYLGPSGTFTEQAAFQQFGSAIEGLPCISIDEVFRATEAGTADFGVVPVENSSEGAVNRTLDLMLGTTTIISGEISIPVHHSLMTKTGNMDGVTVVCAHSQALAQCQVWLNQNYPGIERRAVVSNAEAAVMASKDATMAAIASEMAGEQYRLGVVKGHIQDDPHNRTRFAVIGHLQTNPSGADQTSLVLAVPNKAGAVYNLLAPLAVNGVSMTRFESRPARIGTWEYYFYVDIEGHVQDPAVAKALDELRDNAAFFKVLGSYPLSL; from the coding sequence ATGACAGACAAACTCACACCATTGCGCGAACAGATCGATGCGATCGACGCCCAGATTCTCGACCTGCTCAGCCAGCGCGCGCGCCTGGCGCAGGAAGTCGGCCACGTCAAGGCCGAAACCAGCGCCCCGGTATTTCGTCCGGAACGCGAAGCGCAAGTGCTGCGCGGCGTGGCCGACCGCAATCCCGGTCCGCTCAAGGCGGCCGAAGTGCAAACCATTTTCCGCGAAATCATGTCGGCCTGCCGCTCGCTCGAAAAGCGCGTCACGGTCGCCTACCTCGGGCCGTCCGGCACCTTCACCGAGCAGGCCGCGTTCCAGCAGTTCGGCAGCGCCATCGAAGGGCTGCCGTGCATTTCGATCGACGAAGTCTTCCGCGCCACCGAGGCCGGCACCGCCGATTTCGGCGTGGTCCCGGTTGAAAATTCGTCCGAAGGGGCGGTCAACCGCACGCTCGACCTGATGCTCGGCACCACCACCATCATCAGCGGCGAGATCTCGATCCCCGTGCACCACAGCCTGATGACCAAGACCGGCAACATGGATGGCGTGACGGTGGTGTGCGCGCACTCGCAGGCGCTGGCCCAGTGCCAGGTATGGCTGAACCAGAACTACCCCGGCATCGAACGGCGCGCGGTGGTATCGAACGCCGAAGCGGCCGTCATGGCCAGCAAGGATGCGACGATGGCGGCGATTGCCAGCGAAATGGCGGGCGAACAGTACCGCCTGGGCGTGGTCAAGGGCCACATCCAGGACGATCCGCACAACCGCACCCGCTTCGCCGTCATCGGCCACCTGCAGACCAACCCCTCGGGCGCCGACCAGACCTCGCTGGTGCTGGCGGTGCCCAACAAGGCGGGCGCCGTCTACAACCTGCTCGCGCCCCTGGCCGTCAATGGCGTCTCGATGACCCGTTTCGAATCGCGCCCGGCCCGCATCGGCACCTGGGAATACTATTTTTACGTCGATATCGAAGGTCACGTGCAGGACCCGGCGGTGGCCAAAGCGCTCGACGAACTGCGCGATAACGCCGCCTTTTTCAAGGTGCTCGGCTCTTACCCGCTCAGTCTTTGA
- the serC gene encoding 3-phosphoserine/phosphohydroxythreonine transaminase, with amino-acid sequence MTQIYNFSAGPAVLPKEVLQQAAADMLDWHGSGMSVMEMSHRGPEFISIYEAAVRDLRLLLNVPANYKILFLQGGGLGENAIVPMNLVGRVSASATTPAAIDFVHTGSWSGKSVKEAARYANVNVAASGEAGRFTSVPPQSEWKLTPGAAYLHLCTNETIDGVEYNFVPELGDDTPIVADMSSHILSRVIDVSKYGVIFGGAQKNIGPAGLTLVIVRDDLLGHALPICPSAFDWSIVAAHDSMYNTPPTYGIYIAGLVFAHVLRQGGVAAMEQRNIAKAELLYAALDADDFYQNRVEKDCRSRMNVPFYLRDETLNDKFLAGAKARGLLQLKGHKSVGGMRASIYNAMLIEGVQALVDYLNEFAGRK; translated from the coding sequence GTGACCCAGATCTACAACTTCTCCGCCGGCCCCGCCGTCCTGCCCAAGGAAGTGCTGCAACAGGCCGCCGCTGACATGCTGGACTGGCACGGCAGCGGCATGTCGGTGATGGAAATGAGTCACCGCGGTCCCGAGTTCATCTCGATCTACGAAGCGGCCGTGCGCGACCTGCGCCTGCTGCTCAACGTCCCCGCCAACTACAAGATCCTGTTCCTGCAGGGCGGTGGCCTGGGCGAAAACGCCATCGTGCCGATGAACCTCGTTGGCCGCGTGTCCGCTTCTGCCACCACCCCGGCCGCCATCGATTTCGTCCACACCGGTTCCTGGTCCGGCAAATCGGTCAAGGAAGCGGCGCGCTATGCCAACGTCAACGTGGCCGCCAGCGGCGAGGCGGGGCGCTTTACCAGCGTGCCGCCGCAAAGCGAGTGGAAGCTCACGCCCGGCGCGGCCTACCTGCACCTGTGCACCAACGAAACCATCGACGGCGTCGAATACAACTTCGTGCCCGAACTGGGCGACGACACCCCGATCGTGGCCGACATGTCCTCGCACATCCTGTCGCGCGTGATCGACGTGAGCAAGTACGGCGTCATTTTCGGCGGCGCCCAAAAGAACATCGGCCCGGCCGGCCTGACCCTGGTGATCGTGCGCGACGACCTGCTCGGGCACGCGCTGCCGATTTGCCCGTCCGCTTTTGACTGGAGCATCGTCGCCGCGCACGACTCGATGTACAACACGCCGCCGACCTACGGCATCTACATCGCCGGCCTGGTGTTCGCGCACGTGCTGCGCCAGGGCGGCGTGGCCGCCATGGAGCAGCGCAACATCGCCAAGGCCGAACTGCTGTACGCCGCGCTCGATGCCGACGATTTTTACCAGAACCGCGTGGAGAAAGACTGCCGCTCGCGCATGAACGTACCGTTCTACCTGCGCGACGAAACACTGAACGACAAATTCCTGGCCGGTGCAAAAGCGCGCGGCCTGCTGCAGCTCAAGGGCCACAAGTCCGTGGGCGGTATGCGCGCATCGATCTACAACGCGATGCTGATCGAGGGCGTGCAAGCCCTGGTCGATTACCTGAACGAGTTCGCCGGCCGTAAGTGA
- a CDS encoding DUF2059 domain-containing protein, which produces MMKKLTALICTALALVATPVFADKAAIDPATDKATRALLDSMGTRKMIKDSFEQMKATIPQMILSTATSVINANPRLTAAQKKAAIAEAAKKVPDAAARVQRAFEDPAVADEMIEAVVPLYATRFTVAEIEQIAAFYRSPVGAKMLAATPQIVNESMQIGQKIMLPRVNKIMQEAAADK; this is translated from the coding sequence ATGATGAAAAAACTGACCGCCTTGATCTGTACCGCGCTGGCCCTGGTCGCCACGCCGGTGTTTGCCGACAAGGCCGCGATCGATCCGGCTACCGACAAGGCCACGCGCGCGCTGCTCGACTCGATGGGCACGCGCAAGATGATCAAGGATAGCTTCGAGCAGATGAAGGCGACGATTCCGCAGATGATCCTCAGCACCGCCACGTCCGTCATCAACGCCAATCCGCGCCTGACCGCCGCGCAAAAGAAGGCAGCCATCGCCGAAGCGGCCAAGAAAGTGCCGGATGCGGCCGCGCGCGTGCAGCGCGCGTTTGAAGATCCCGCCGTGGCCGACGAGATGATCGAAGCCGTCGTGCCGCTCTACGCGACCCGCTTCACGGTGGCTGAAATCGAGCAGATCGCCGCGTTCTACCGCAGTCCTGTCGGCGCCAAGATGCTCGCCGCCACACCGCAGATCGTGAACGAGTCCATGCAGATCGGCCAGAAGATCATGCTCCCGCGCGTGAACAAGATCATGCAAGAAGCCGCCGCCGACAAATAG
- the gyrA gene encoding DNA gyrase subunit A: MDQFAKETIPISLEEEMRKSYLDYAMSVIVGRALPDVRDGLKPVHRRVLFAMHEMNNVYNRPYVKCARVVGETMGKYHPHGDASIYDTLVRMAQDFSLRYTLVDGQGNFGSVDGDSAAAMRYTECRLDKIASEILADIDKDTVDFQPNYDGKEKEPTVLPTRIPNLLINGSSGIAVGMATNIPPHNLTEVVNAALHVLRNPDCTIDELIEIIPAPDFPTAGIIYGVSGVRDGYRTGRGRVVMRAKTHFEEYGKDGGRIAIIVDELPYQVNKKSLLERIAENVRDKKLEGISDIRDESDKSGMRVVIELKRGEVPEVVLNNLYKQTQLQDTFGMNMVALVNGQPKLLNLKQMLQCFLSHRREVVTRRTVFELRKARERGHMLEGLAVALANIDDFIAIIKAAPSPPIAKTELMARAWDSSLVREMLLRTAEGTTVGGIEAFRPEHLPKHYGMQPDGLYKLSDEQAQEILQMRLQRLTGLEQDKIVNEYKDIMAHIADLLDILAKPERVTVIITDEMTLVMNEYGAGNKDVRRSTIEHNATDLETEDLITPQDMVVTLSHTGYMKSQPISEYRAQKRGGRGKQAMATKEEDWIDQLFIANTHDYILCFSNRGRMYWLKVWEVPQGSRNSRGKPIVNMFPLQDNEKITVVLPLSGVNRTFPEDHYVFMATSLGTVKKTPLKDFSNPRKAGIIAVDLDDGDFLIGAALTDGEHDVMLFSDSGKAVRFDENDVRPMGRTARGVRGMNLEEGQNVIALLVAENEQQSVLTATENGFGKRTPITEYTRHGRGTKGMIAIQTSERNGRVVAATLVEPSDEIMLITTGGVLIRTRVSEIREMGRATQGVTLIAVEDGTKLSGLQRIVETDLEDVDLENPPE, encoded by the coding sequence ATGGATCAATTCGCAAAAGAAACAATCCCCATTTCCCTCGAAGAAGAGATGCGCAAGAGCTACCTCGATTACGCGATGAGCGTGATCGTCGGGCGCGCCTTGCCGGATGTGCGCGACGGCTTGAAGCCGGTGCACCGCCGTGTCTTGTTCGCCATGCACGAAATGAACAACGTGTACAACCGCCCGTACGTGAAGTGCGCGCGCGTGGTCGGCGAAACGATGGGTAAGTACCACCCGCACGGCGACGCGTCGATCTACGACACGCTGGTGCGCATGGCCCAGGATTTCTCCTTGCGCTACACGCTGGTCGATGGCCAGGGCAACTTCGGTTCGGTCGACGGCGACAGCGCCGCCGCCATGCGTTACACCGAGTGCCGCCTGGACAAGATCGCCAGCGAGATCCTGGCCGACATCGACAAGGATACGGTCGATTTCCAGCCCAACTATGATGGCAAGGAAAAAGAACCGACGGTGCTGCCGACCCGGATTCCCAACCTGCTGATCAACGGCTCGTCCGGTATCGCGGTCGGCATGGCGACCAATATCCCGCCGCACAACCTGACCGAAGTGGTCAACGCCGCGCTGCACGTGCTGCGCAATCCCGACTGCACCATCGACGAGCTGATCGAGATCATTCCGGCGCCGGACTTCCCGACCGCCGGCATCATTTACGGCGTCTCGGGCGTGCGCGACGGCTACCGCACCGGGCGCGGGCGCGTGGTCATGCGCGCCAAGACCCACTTCGAGGAATACGGCAAGGATGGCGGCCGCATCGCGATCATCGTCGACGAGCTGCCGTACCAGGTCAATAAAAAATCGCTGCTCGAGCGCATCGCCGAGAATGTGCGCGACAAGAAGCTCGAAGGCATTTCCGACATCCGCGACGAGTCCGACAAGTCGGGCATGCGCGTGGTCATCGAACTGAAACGCGGCGAAGTGCCGGAAGTGGTCCTCAACAATCTGTACAAGCAGACCCAGTTGCAGGATACCTTCGGCATGAACATGGTCGCGCTGGTCAACGGCCAGCCGAAACTGCTCAACCTCAAGCAGATGCTGCAGTGCTTCCTGTCGCACCGCCGCGAAGTGGTCACGCGCCGCACCGTGTTCGAACTGCGCAAGGCGCGCGAACGCGGCCACATGCTCGAAGGCCTGGCCGTCGCCCTGGCCAATATCGACGACTTCATCGCCATCATCAAGGCCGCGCCATCGCCACCGATCGCCAAGACCGAACTGATGGCGCGCGCCTGGGACTCGTCCCTGGTGCGCGAGATGCTGCTGCGTACCGCCGAAGGCACCACCGTCGGCGGCATCGAAGCGTTCCGTCCCGAGCACCTGCCCAAGCACTACGGCATGCAGCCCGACGGCCTGTACAAGCTGTCCGACGAACAGGCGCAAGAGATCCTGCAAATGCGCCTGCAGCGCCTGACCGGCCTTGAGCAGGACAAGATCGTCAACGAGTACAAAGACATCATGGCGCACATCGCCGACCTGCTCGACATCCTGGCCAAGCCGGAACGCGTGACGGTCATCATCACCGATGAAATGACCTTGGTGATGAACGAGTACGGCGCCGGCAACAAGGACGTGCGCCGCTCGACCATCGAGCACAATGCCACCGACCTGGAAACCGAAGACCTGATCACGCCGCAGGACATGGTCGTGACCCTGTCGCACACCGGCTACATGAAGTCGCAGCCGATCTCCGAATACCGCGCCCAGAAGCGCGGCGGGCGCGGCAAGCAGGCCATGGCGACCAAGGAAGAAGACTGGATCGACCAGCTGTTCATCGCCAACACGCACGATTACATCCTGTGCTTCTCGAACCGCGGCCGCATGTACTGGCTCAAGGTGTGGGAAGTGCCGCAAGGCTCGCGCAATTCGCGCGGCAAGCCGATCGTCAACATGTTCCCGCTGCAGGACAACGAGAAGATCACCGTGGTGCTGCCGCTGTCGGGCGTGAACCGCACCTTCCCGGAAGACCACTACGTGTTCATGGCGACCAGCCTCGGTACCGTGAAAAAGACGCCGCTGAAAGACTTCAGCAATCCACGCAAGGCCGGCATCATCGCGGTCGACCTGGACGACGGCGACTTCCTGATCGGCGCCGCGCTGACCGACGGCGAGCACGATGTGATGCTGTTCTCCGACTCCGGCAAGGCGGTGCGCTTCGACGAGAACGATGTGCGTCCGATGGGCCGTACCGCGCGCGGCGTGCGCGGCATGAACCTGGAAGAGGGCCAGAACGTGATCGCCCTGCTGGTCGCCGAAAATGAGCAGCAGTCGGTCCTGACGGCCACCGAGAACGGCTTCGGCAAGCGTACTCCGATCACCGAGTACACCCGCCATGGCCGCGGCACCAAGGGCATGATCGCGATCCAGACCAGCGAACGTAACGGCCGCGTGGTCGCCGCCACCCTGGTCGAGCCGAGCGACGAGATCATGCTGATCACCACCGGTGGCGTGCTGATTCGCACCCGCGTGTCGGAAATCCGCGAAATGGGCCGCGCCACGCAAGGCGTGACCCTGATCGCGGTCGAAGATGGCACCAAGCTGAGCGGCTTGCAGCGCATCGTCGAAACCGACCTCGAAGACGTCGACCTCGAAAACCCGCCGGAGTAA
- the ompA gene encoding outer membrane protein OmpA: MKKLVSLMLAASAIAGSAMAQQSPPFAPVTTDIMATKPNSAYVQDARGVIARDPFGLCWRTGYWTPADAVPGCDLPLCVEPAKLENGKCVTPPEPVTPPPTPGAVVTPPPVVAPPPVTSEKVSFSADALFDFDKSVLKAEGKGKLDDLSSKLQGINLEVIIAVGHTDSVGTDAYNQKLSIRRAEAVKAYLQAKGIEANRIYTEGKGESQPVADNKSAEGRAKNRRVEVEVVGTRAK, encoded by the coding sequence ATGAAAAAACTCGTCTCGCTCATGCTCGCGGCCTCCGCGATTGCAGGCAGCGCAATGGCACAACAGTCGCCGCCGTTCGCTCCTGTAACCACCGACATCATGGCAACGAAACCGAACAGCGCCTATGTCCAGGATGCCCGTGGCGTGATCGCGCGCGATCCTTTCGGTCTGTGCTGGCGCACTGGCTACTGGACCCCGGCCGATGCGGTCCCAGGTTGCGACCTGCCCCTGTGCGTTGAGCCAGCCAAACTGGAAAACGGCAAATGCGTCACGCCGCCAGAGCCGGTAACGCCGCCGCCAACCCCGGGCGCCGTGGTGACCCCGCCGCCAGTGGTTGCTCCGCCGCCAGTAACGTCGGAAAAAGTCAGCTTCTCCGCCGACGCCCTGTTCGATTTCGACAAGTCCGTCCTGAAAGCGGAAGGCAAAGGCAAGCTGGACGACCTGAGCTCGAAACTGCAAGGCATCAACCTGGAAGTCATCATCGCCGTCGGCCACACTGACTCGGTCGGCACCGATGCGTACAACCAGAAGCTGTCGATCCGCCGCGCTGAAGCTGTCAAGGCTTACCTGCAAGCCAAAGGCATCGAAGCGAACCGCATCTACACCGAAGGCAAGGGCGAATCGCAGCCAGTAGCAGACAACAAGTCCGCTGAAGGCCGCGCCAAGAACCGTCGCGTCGAAGTCGAAGTCGTCGGCACCCGCGCCAAGTAA
- the ubiG gene encoding bifunctional 2-polyprenyl-6-hydroxyphenol methylase/3-demethylubiquinol 3-O-methyltransferase UbiG: MNADPLEIQKFSELAHRWWDPTSEFKPLHEINPLRLEWINARAALAGKKVIDIGCGGGILTESMARKGAEATGIDLSDKALKVADLHSLESGVQVRYELIAAEDMAAREAGQYDVVTCMEMLEHVPDPGAIVEAAATLVKPGGHVFFSTINRNPKAYLYAVVGAEYLLRMLPKGTHDYGKFITPAELAQFVREAGLQVDGLKGLTYNPLTKIYSLNNDTSVNYMVACSRPL, encoded by the coding sequence ATGAATGCCGACCCTCTAGAAATCCAGAAATTTAGCGAACTTGCCCACCGCTGGTGGGACCCGACGTCCGAGTTCAAGCCCCTGCACGAAATCAACCCGCTGCGCCTCGAATGGATCAACGCGCGCGCCGCGCTAGCGGGCAAGAAAGTGATCGACATTGGGTGCGGCGGCGGCATCCTGACCGAATCGATGGCCAGGAAAGGCGCCGAGGCGACCGGCATCGACCTGTCCGACAAGGCGCTCAAGGTCGCCGACCTGCACAGCCTGGAGTCGGGCGTGCAGGTGCGCTACGAACTGATCGCCGCCGAAGACATGGCCGCGCGCGAAGCCGGCCAGTACGACGTCGTCACCTGCATGGAAATGCTCGAGCACGTGCCCGATCCGGGCGCCATCGTCGAGGCTGCCGCGACCCTGGTCAAGCCGGGCGGGCATGTGTTTTTCTCGACGATTAACCGCAATCCCAAGGCGTATCTGTACGCCGTGGTCGGCGCCGAATACCTGCTGCGCATGCTGCCCAAGGGCACCCATGACTACGGCAAATTCATCACCCCCGCCGAGCTGGCGCAATTCGTGCGGGAAGCCGGCTTGCAGGTAGACGGACTGAAGGGCTTGACCTACAATCCGCTGACCAAGATCTACTCCCTCAACAACGACACCAGCGTCAATTACATGGTGGCCTGCAGCCGCCCCCTGTAA
- a CDS encoding HAD family hydrolase, translating to MTRTLSTPAPRAILFDLDGTLADTAPDLAAAVNRLRADRGLEPTPYALLRPTASAGARGMIGAAFGLAPGDAGYEALRVKWFDYYQADMASHSTLFGGVPELLDGIVQAGMAWGIVTNKPARFTDPLIPLIGLQHAGCIISGDTTAHAKPHPLPLLEGARRLGIAPEQCWYVGDDLRDIEAGRAAGMLTVACGWGYCGAVEPAQWGADYLLDTPQDLLELLRATIAPGVLVA from the coding sequence ATGACCCGAACCCTCTCCACGCCGGCCCCGCGGGCCATCCTGTTCGACCTCGACGGCACCCTGGCCGACACCGCGCCGGACCTGGCGGCGGCCGTCAACCGCCTGCGCGCCGACCGCGGCCTGGAGCCGACACCGTACGCCCTGCTGCGTCCGACCGCCTCGGCCGGCGCGCGCGGCATGATCGGCGCCGCCTTCGGCCTGGCGCCGGGCGACGCCGGCTACGAAGCGCTGCGGGTGAAATGGTTCGATTATTACCAGGCCGACATGGCATCGCACAGTACCCTGTTCGGCGGCGTGCCGGAACTGCTGGATGGCATCGTCCAGGCGGGCATGGCCTGGGGCATCGTCACCAACAAACCGGCGCGCTTTACCGATCCGCTGATTCCCCTGATCGGGCTGCAGCACGCCGGCTGCATCATCTCGGGCGACACCACCGCACACGCCAAGCCGCATCCCTTGCCGCTGCTCGAAGGCGCGCGCCGGCTCGGCATTGCGCCGGAACAGTGCTGGTACGTGGGCGATGATTTGCGCGACATCGAAGCCGGGCGCGCGGCCGGCATGCTCACCGTCGCCTGCGGCTGGGGCTATTGCGGCGCGGTCGAACCGGCCCAATGGGGCGCCGACTACCTGCTCGACACCCCGCAGGATTTGCTGGAACTGCTGCGCGCGACGATCGCGCCGGGCGTGCTGGTGGCCTGA
- a CDS encoding energy transducer TonB yields MTKTTFRLCAALIVAASANVAFAADVPAVFDAKSCKADYPKASLMNEEQGVVSMAFLVSADGKVLEAKLDKTSGFKSLDKAAMSAISACKFKPGSKDGRPDSTWTKVEYNWTLS; encoded by the coding sequence ATGACCAAGACGACCTTCCGCCTTTGCGCAGCACTGATCGTAGCAGCCAGCGCCAACGTGGCATTCGCAGCTGACGTACCAGCGGTGTTCGACGCCAAAAGCTGCAAGGCCGACTATCCGAAAGCATCGTTGATGAACGAAGAGCAGGGCGTGGTCAGCATGGCTTTCCTGGTGTCGGCCGATGGCAAGGTTCTGGAAGCGAAACTGGACAAGACCAGCGGCTTCAAGAGCCTGGACAAAGCCGCAATGAGCGCCATCAGCGCCTGCAAATTCAAACCGGGCAGCAAGGACGGCCGTCCTGACAGCACCTGGACCAAAGTCGAATACAACTGGACCCTGAGCTGA